The Acidobacteriota bacterium region GACTACATCCGCCGCTGGGGCGGTCTCGATGCGAAGGTGTTGCGGCTGCCGGTTCTGACCCTGGGCACCGGCCCCTTCCCGGATTTCGGCGCCCGCCAGCTCGAGGCTTCCAGCTTGGAGAGGCTGGGCGCTGGGGACCGCTTCGTCACCATGATCAATCCCTGCGCGGTGAAGGGCATCAGCATCTTCCTGCCGCTGGCGGAGTCTCTGCCCGAGGTTTCCTTCGCCGCGGTTCCCACCTGGGGCACCACCGCCGAGGATCGCCGGCGCATGGAGGCCTTGCCCAACGTCACGGTGCTCGACCCGGTGGACGACATCGACGAGATCTTCGCCCGCACCCGGGTGCTGCTCATGCCCTCGCTGTGGCACGAGGCCTACGGCCGCTCGACGGTGGAGGCGCTGCTGCGGGGCCTGCCGGTGCTGGCTTCCGATGTCGGCGGCCTGCCGGAGGCCAAGCTGGGGGTCGAGCCGCTGCTGCCGGTGCGGCCCCTGGAGGGCTACACCAACGCCTTCGACGAGCGCAATCTACCGGTGGCCAAGGTCCCGGAGCAGGACATCGGCCCCTGGCGCGAGGCGCTGACGCGGTTGTTGCAGGACGATGAGCACTACCGGCGCGTCGCCGCGGAGTCCCGGGCGGCGGCCCATCGGCTGCTGGAAGAGACCTCCATGGACGGCTTCCAGAGCTACCTGGAGACGCTGGCGGAGCGCAAGGAAGCCGCCGCAGTGTCCGCCGAGGATCCCGCCGAGGAACCCGCCAAGAAAGAAGCGTCGAAGGCGGCGGATCTGCGCACCCTCCTGGCTCTGCGGGCATTGCGCAAGCGCAAGCAGCAGAGCGGCGGCGAGGAGCGCCCCCGGGGGATTCCGACGGTGCCCCGGGATGGGCCTTTGCCCCTCTCCTTCACTCAGCAGCGGGTCTTCTTCTTCGAACGCTGGGAGCCCGGCACCGCCGCCTTCAACCTGCCGCTGGCGGTGCGCCTGCGGGGCCAGCTGCGGCCGGCGGTGCTGCGGCGGGTGCTGGCGACGGTGCTGGAGCGGCACGAGGTGCTGCGCTCCCGTTTCCAGGAGCAGGACGGCGAGGGCGTGCAGATCGCCGCGCCGGCGCCGAGGGAAAGGAACGTCCCGCTGCCGCTGGTGGACCTCTCCGGTTTGGCGGAGACCGGGGCCTCGGAGCTAGCGCAGGAGCTGGCGGACGACTTGACCGCGCGCGCCGGCCGCCGGCCCCTGGACCTCGCCGCCGGCCGGCTCATCGAAGGGCTCTTGCTGCGCCTGGGAGCCGAGGACCACATCGCTGCGCTGACGGTGCACCACATCGCCGCGGACGGCTGGTCGCTGGGGGTGCTGCTGGCGGAGATCCGGACCCTCTACGAGGCTTACTCGAAAGGGGGGAGTGCGTCACCGCTGCTGCCCTTGCCGATCCAATACGCCGACTTCGCCGTCTGGCAGCGGCGGCAGCTGGAGGGGGAGGCGCTGGAGCGTCTGTTGGGCTACTGGCAGCGGGCGCTGGAGGACGCGCCGGAAACCCTCGAGCTGCCCACCGACCGCCCGCGCTCCCAAAGCTCCGATCACCGGGGCCGGACGCTCAAGTTCGCTCTACCGGGAGCGACGGTGGCGGCGGTGCGAAAGCTGGCAGAGGCTCGGGATGTGACTCCCTTCATGGTCTACAACACCCTTTACCATGTCCTTCTGGGGCGTCTGGCCGGTCAAGGGGATACGGTGACGGGAGTGCTGGTGGCGGGGCGCCGGCGGCCCGAGGTCCAGGGGCTTCTGGGCTATTTCTCCAACACCCTGCCGCTGCGGCTGCGCCGGGCGACCGGTAGCTCCCTGGTTGACGCCCTGGGGCCCGCCAAGAAGGCCGTGCTGGAGGCCTTCGAGCACGAGGACCTGCCCTTCGAGCGGCTGGTGGAGGAGCTCAATCCCGATCGCCGGCTGCCCCATCATCCGGTCTTCCAGGTGCTCTTCGCGCTGCAGAATTTGCCCACCGAGGCGTTGCAGCTGCCGGGGCTGGAGCTGGAGCCACTGATCATCGACCGCGGCGCGGCGCACCTCGATCTCTTCCTCAGCCTGGCGGAGCGGGGGGAGGGAGCCGAGGGTTCGCTGGAGTACGACCGCGACCTCTTCGACGCCACCACCGCCCGCCGGTGGGCGCAGAGCTTCGCCGTGCTGGTGGCGGCCGCGCTGGCGGAGCCGCATCGCCCGCTGGAAGATCTGCCCTTGCTCCCGGCGGCGCAGCGGCACCAGCTGGTGGCGGAGCAGAACGCGGTCTTCTTTCCTGAGACTTCTTCCGATGGAACGGGAGAAGAGATCCCGGAGACTCTCCACGGCCTGGTGGCGGCCCTCATGGAGAACGAGTCGGCGGCGGATGGCGAAGCGCCGGCGGTGATCTGGTCCGGCGGCGTGGTGAGCTACGGTGAGCTCTGGGGCGCCGCCCGCAGGCTGGCCCATCGGCTGCGGCGGCGGGGCGTCGGGCCCGGCAGCCGAGTGGCGCTACGGGTGGACCGCCGGCCGGCGGTCATCGTCGCCATGCTCGGCACCCTCCAGGCCGGTGCCGCCTACGTGCCGGTGGATCCCGACTATCCTGAGGCCCGCCAGCGCCAGATGCTCGAGGACTGCGGTGCCGCCCTCCTCCTCACCACCCAGGCACTGCTGGCCACGACGCCGGATTGCGGCATCCCCGAGCTGCTCCTCGACGACGCCCTCCAGGGCGGCCCGGCGCCGGTACCCCTGCCGGCGGTGCAGGCCGCCGACGCCGCCTACCTGATCTACACCTCCGGCTCCACCGGTGAGGCCAAGGGCACGGTGATCTCCCACGGCGCCGCGGTGCACTACGTGCGGGGAGCGCTGGCCACCTACGGCCTCACCGCCGCGGACCGCATGCTGCAATTCTGCTCCGTCAGCTTCGACACCAGCATCGAGGAGATCTTCCCCACCCTCGCCGCCGGCGGCGCCCTGGTGCTGCGCAGCGAGGCGATGCTCGATGCCGGCGAGCTCCTGTTGGGGTGCGCCGAGCATGGGGTGACGGTGGCGACCCTGCCCACGGCTTTCTGGCATCAGCTGGTCGCGGATCTGGAAACGAAACGGGATCTGGAGACGAAGCACGAGGCCGCCGCCCCGGCGTCTCGCTCCTGGTTCCCGCCGAGCCTGCGGCTGCTGATCATCGGCGGCGAGGGAGCGTCTCAGGAACGTCTCGACGCCTGGCGGCGCCTGGCCCAGCAGCACGGAGGCCGTCCTCGCCTGCTCAACACCTACGGTCCCACCGAGGGCACGGTGGTGGCGACGGCGGCGGACGCCGGCGCCGGGAATAGGGGAGCGGGGGATGACTCCATCGGCCGGCCCCTGCCTGGAGTCGCCGCCCACGTGCTGGACCCGCGGGGCGCGCCGGTGCCGCTGGGGGTTCTCGGAGAACTCTATCTCGGCGGCGGCGCCATCGCCCGGGGCTATCTCGGGCGGCCTCGGCTCACCGCCGATGCCTTCCGGCCGGATCCTTTCTCGAACCCTCTGAGCGCTGAGTCGGAGGGCGCCCGTCTCTACGCCACCGGCGACTTCGTCCGCCGCCTCGCCGACGGCCGGCTGGAGTTCCGGGGGCGGCGGGATCAGCAGCTCAAGATTCGTGGCTATCGGGTTGAGCTGGGGGAGGTGGAGGCGGCCCTCGGAGCTCACCCCGCGGTGCGCGAGGCGCTGGTCATCGCCCGTTCCGGGGCCGCCGGCCTCAGCCTGGGAGCGTATGTCGTCGTGGGAGGCGCCGGCAAAGCAGAAGAGACCGCCAAGACCGCCGCCGAGGTTCACCGCTTCCTACGCCGCCGGATCCCCGGCTACATGCTCCCCGCCGCCTACGCCTTCCTCGACCAGCTGCCCTGCACTCCCGTGGGCAAGATCGACCGGCGGTCCCTGGAGCGGGGCGCGAAGGAGGCCTCCTGGGTGGTGCCGTCGGGGACCGCTGAAGAGGGCGAGGGGGCGGCTCCGAGGAGCGAGTTAGAGCACCGGCTGGCGGAGATCTGGTGCGAGGTGCTGGGAGTCGAGGCGGTGGGCATCCACGACGGCTTCTTCGATCTCGGTGGTCATTCGCTGCTCGCCATGCAGCTGATCTCCCGGGTGCGCGGCGTCTGCGGCTACGACCTGTCTCTGCGCCGCCTCTTCGAGCATCCGACGGTAGCGGAGCTGGCGCGGCTGCTGGAGGAGGGCGAGGAATCCCAGGAGGCCGCTCCGGCCCTGCCGCCGATTCCCGCCGGCTCCCTGCTCGGGGAGTTTGAAGGGGGGGGCGGCGGCGAGCTGGAGCTCTCCTTCGCCCAGGAGCGGCTGTGGTTCCTGGAGCAGCTGGATCCCGGCAGCACCGCCTACAACTTGCCCAGCGCCGTCGAGCTGCGGGGCGAGCTGGAGCCCGCGCGCCTGGCCCGCGCCTTCCGCTCCGTAGTGGCCCGCCATGCGGTGCTGCGCAGCGAGCTGGTGGAGCATCAGGGCAGCCCCCGGCAGCGGGTGCGCCGTCGGGTGGCCTTGCCCTTGCCCGCCGTCGATCTCGGCGCCCTGCCGGAGGAGTCCCGCCGCCGGGAGCTCCATCGCCTGGTGGCTCGGGACGCCCGCCGCCCCTTCGACCTCGGCCGGGCACCGCTGCTGCGGCTGACCCTGGTACGCCTGGAGAAAGAGCGCCACGCCCTGCTCTTCGCCATGCACCACCTGATCTCCGACGGCTGGTCCATGGCGCTGCTGTTGCGGGAAGTGGGAGAGCATTACGCCGCCGGCGGCGAGTCGGAGCTGGCGCCTCTGGCGGTGCAATATCCGGATTACGCCGCCTGGCAGCGAGGACTGCTCGAGGGGGAGGCGCTGGAAGGGCAGCTGGAGTATTGGCGGGAGCGCCTGCAAGACGCGCCGCCGGCGCTGGTGCTGCCGCGCCGCCGCCGGCCTCTGCCGGAGAGTGCGCCGGAGGGGGGCACCGAGTGGCTGGTGCTGCCGGCGGAGCTGGTGGAGAGCCTCGGAGGCTTCGCCCGGCAGCGCGGGGCCACTCTCTTCATGGTGCTGTTGGCGGCGTTTCAGGCGCTGCTGCGGCGCACCACCGCCCAGGGGGATTTGAGCGTCGGCGTGCCGGTGGCGGGCCGGCCGCGGCAGGAGCTGGAGCCCCTCATCGGCTTCTTCGTCAACACCCTGGTGCTGCGCGCCCGGGTGCCGGCGAAGTTGCCCTTCGGCGAGCTTCTGGAGCAGGCCCGGGACGCCACCCTGGAAGCCTACGCCCGCCAGGACTTGCCCTTCGAGCGACTGGTGGCGGAGCTCAACCCGGAGCGCGATCTGGCCCGCTCGCCTCTCTTCCAGGTGATGTTCGCACTCCAGGAGCCGCCGGTGGAGCGCTTGGAGCTCCCCGGGCTGGTTCTGGAGCCGCTGCGGGTGGAGAGCGGCACCACCCGCTTCGAGCTCTTCTTCGAGCTCCTGCGTCAGCCCGACGGCTCCATCAGCGCGGCGCTGCACTTTGCCACCGCCCTCTTCGAACGCACCCTCGCCCAGCGCCTGGGGCGTCACTACCGGCGCCTGCTGGAGGCGGTGCTGGAGCAGCCCGACTCACCGGTGGCGCGGCTGCCGCTGCTGTCGCCGGCGGAGCGCCAGCAGGTTCTGTGGGAGTGGAACGACAGCGCCGTGACGCTGCCGGCGGAGACCTTCCTCGAGCTCTTCGACGCCGTGGTGCGGATGCGCGCTCCGGCGGTGGCGGTGCGCTTCCGCGGCGAGGCTCTGACCTACGGCGAGCTTTCCGCCCACGCCGACGCCCTCGCCGAGCGGCTGGCGGCGGCGGGCATCGGACCCGGCGATCTGGTGGCGTTGCTGGCTCACCGCTCGACCCTCTTCTTGGTGACGATGCTGGCGGTGTTCCGGCGCCGGGCGGCTTATCTGCCCCTCGATCCCCGGCATCCGGCGGCGCGGTCGCAGCAGATCCTGGAAGCCTCCAGCGCCGGATGGCTGCTGGTGGATGGAGCTCACGGTGAGCGCGGCGGCGAGCTGGCAGCGGCGGTGCCCGGCCTGCAGGTGGTGCCGCTGGAGGCCGAAGCAGCGCCATCGACGCCTCCTTCTGCACTTCCTTCTGCACTTCCTTCCGTACCCTCTTCGCCGCCCCGCCACGACGACCTGGCCTATACGATTTTTACCTCCGGTTCCACCGGCAAGCCCAAGGGTGCCATGGTGATGCAGGGGGGCATGGTCAACCATCTGCTGGCGAAGATCCGGGACCTGCAGCTGGGGCCGGCGGACCGGCTGGCCCAGACGGCGTCCCAATGCTTCGACATCTCGGTGTGGCAATTCCTCGCCATGGCGGTGGTGGGGGGCGAGGTCCACGTCTTCGAGGACGAGGTGGC contains the following coding sequences:
- a CDS encoding amino acid adenylation domain-containing protein; translation: MRLLLVQNTTWVPALGGASKGNRLLLEDLARRGHRCAAVAPAVGVQVGLEDRSGFHRALAERGIDVLGGTVPGTDRFHLEGVEVHAVHQRGELAKAVGEAAQRLQPDWILVSSEDTGQVLLEAALEAAPERVVYLARTTFNLPFGPDSFAPSEARREMLGRAAGIACISDFLRDYIRRWGGLDAKVLRLPVLTLGTGPFPDFGARQLEASSLERLGAGDRFVTMINPCAVKGISIFLPLAESLPEVSFAAVPTWGTTAEDRRRMEALPNVTVLDPVDDIDEIFARTRVLLMPSLWHEAYGRSTVEALLRGLPVLASDVGGLPEAKLGVEPLLPVRPLEGYTNAFDERNLPVAKVPEQDIGPWREALTRLLQDDEHYRRVAAESRAAAHRLLEETSMDGFQSYLETLAERKEAAAVSAEDPAEEPAKKEASKAADLRTLLALRALRKRKQQSGGEERPRGIPTVPRDGPLPLSFTQQRVFFFERWEPGTAAFNLPLAVRLRGQLRPAVLRRVLATVLERHEVLRSRFQEQDGEGVQIAAPAPRERNVPLPLVDLSGLAETGASELAQELADDLTARAGRRPLDLAAGRLIEGLLLRLGAEDHIAALTVHHIAADGWSLGVLLAEIRTLYEAYSKGGSASPLLPLPIQYADFAVWQRRQLEGEALERLLGYWQRALEDAPETLELPTDRPRSQSSDHRGRTLKFALPGATVAAVRKLAEARDVTPFMVYNTLYHVLLGRLAGQGDTVTGVLVAGRRRPEVQGLLGYFSNTLPLRLRRATGSSLVDALGPAKKAVLEAFEHEDLPFERLVEELNPDRRLPHHPVFQVLFALQNLPTEALQLPGLELEPLIIDRGAAHLDLFLSLAERGEGAEGSLEYDRDLFDATTARRWAQSFAVLVAAALAEPHRPLEDLPLLPAAQRHQLVAEQNAVFFPETSSDGTGEEIPETLHGLVAALMENESAADGEAPAVIWSGGVVSYGELWGAARRLAHRLRRRGVGPGSRVALRVDRRPAVIVAMLGTLQAGAAYVPVDPDYPEARQRQMLEDCGAALLLTTQALLATTPDCGIPELLLDDALQGGPAPVPLPAVQAADAAYLIYTSGSTGEAKGTVISHGAAVHYVRGALATYGLTAADRMLQFCSVSFDTSIEEIFPTLAAGGALVLRSEAMLDAGELLLGCAEHGVTVATLPTAFWHQLVADLETKRDLETKHEAAAPASRSWFPPSLRLLIIGGEGASQERLDAWRRLAQQHGGRPRLLNTYGPTEGTVVATAADAGAGNRGAGDDSIGRPLPGVAAHVLDPRGAPVPLGVLGELYLGGGAIARGYLGRPRLTADAFRPDPFSNPLSAESEGARLYATGDFVRRLADGRLEFRGRRDQQLKIRGYRVELGEVEAALGAHPAVREALVIARSGAAGLSLGAYVVVGGAGKAEETAKTAAEVHRFLRRRIPGYMLPAAYAFLDQLPCTPVGKIDRRSLERGAKEASWVVPSGTAEEGEGAAPRSELEHRLAEIWCEVLGVEAVGIHDGFFDLGGHSLLAMQLISRVRGVCGYDLSLRRLFEHPTVAELARLLEEGEESQEAAPALPPIPAGSLLGEFEGGGGGELELSFAQERLWFLEQLDPGSTAYNLPSAVELRGELEPARLARAFRSVVARHAVLRSELVEHQGSPRQRVRRRVALPLPAVDLGALPEESRRRELHRLVARDARRPFDLGRAPLLRLTLVRLEKERHALLFAMHHLISDGWSMALLLREVGEHYAAGGESELAPLAVQYPDYAAWQRGLLEGEALEGQLEYWRERLQDAPPALVLPRRRRPLPESAPEGGTEWLVLPAELVESLGGFARQRGATLFMVLLAAFQALLRRTTAQGDLSVGVPVAGRPRQELEPLIGFFVNTLVLRARVPAKLPFGELLEQARDATLEAYARQDLPFERLVAELNPERDLARSPLFQVMFALQEPPVERLELPGLVLEPLRVESGTTRFELFFELLRQPDGSISAALHFATALFERTLAQRLGRHYRRLLEAVLEQPDSPVARLPLLSPAERQQVLWEWNDSAVTLPAETFLELFDAVVRMRAPAVAVRFRGEALTYGELSAHADALAERLAAAGIGPGDLVALLAHRSTLFLVTMLAVFRRRAAYLPLDPRHPAARSQQILEASSAGWLLVDGAHGERGGELAAAVPGLQVVPLEAEAAPSTPPSALPSALPSVPSSPPRHDDLAYTIFTSGSTGKPKGAMVMQGGMVNHLLAKIRDLQLGPADRLAQTASQCFDISVWQFLAMAVVGGEVHVFEDEVAHDPAELLRRVEDQAVTVLETVPSILRMMLDGAVDAPGLARLRWLVPTGEALPPELARRWQERYPRARLVNAYGPTECSDDVSHAFLPTHLPPELATVPIGRPVVNTQLYVLGPGGLPAPVEVAGELWVGGLGVGRGYLDEPRRTAEVFRPDPFAPALSGSDLFGRAGARLYRTGDLARYLPEGELDFLGRIDHQVKVRGHRIELGEIEAVLSRGPGVAQAVVLALPDARGDQTLAAFVVRREGSEDEDLEAFLRPQLPEYMVPAAILTLDELPLSANGKVDRKALAAQQGELALPEREYLAPRTDVEEAVAEIFQQVVGVEPVGALDNFFHLGGHSLLATQAMARLRELFEIELPLRLLFEAPTVAELAAEIEDLVIAELEELSEEEASALLMEEA